The sequence AATCAATGGCAGGGAGCGCAAAAGGATGCACGATCTGAACCTGGCAATGGATGGTCTGAGGGAAGTCATGCCCTACGCTCATGGGCCATCAGTGAGAAAACTCTCCAAAATTGCTACTCTCCTGCTGGCCAGAAACTATATCCTGATGCTCACCAGTTCCTTGGAGGAAATGAAGCGATTGGTGGGTGAGATCTATGGGGGACACCACTCCGCGTTTCACTgtggagcagtgggacattcgGCAGGACATCCCATTCACCCACCTAGTGCGGTCCATCAGGTCCACCCCATCCTGGGCAGCGCTTTATCTTCTAACCCACCCTCCGgcctgtctgcagccctgcccgGAATTAGCAGCATTAGACCGACACACTCTCTACTCAAAACACCACCTACCGCTCCACTCCCGATTGGCAGCGGCTTCCAACACTGGGCAGGTCTCCCATGCCCTTGCCCAATCTGTCAGGTCCCCCCACCGCCTCAGCTTTCTACCCTAACAGCCAGCCTGAACAGGCTCGCAGCAGAAACCAAAGACTTATTGAAGTAACATGGACTAAAAAGATCATGCATATAAAGACTTGGGTCTAAAAGTTCCCTTTTTACTTATTCAGAATAatgacatatatataaatatatatttgtgttgaTGCAGGAAGACTCAAACAAGAAGTCCTGTTTGCATGCATGCTTCTTTTATTTTCAAAAACCATTTGTTCTTTCACTCATCAGTTATATGTTGTAAGGAGATACAGTGTCTTGTAACAGCCTAAGTACGGTAATGTTTTAGTTGGATATCTGGTTACTTGTGACAATGCCTTTTTTTCTTCAGTCTGTATGTTGTTAACATGTAAATATGTCCTGGGAAATGAATGCAACACAAGTCTGTTACTTGATTAGCCTCATAACACAGTAGACTCAAAATACCCATCAGTTCTGTAAGGGTCTGTGCCACATCTCTCTGCATTTGATTTTCACCAGAGAACTAAAAAGAATGCATGCATGCTAAGAAGTGAATCTTGTTGGAACATTTGCCTGGCTCCCGTGCCATTTTCCTTGTAACAAGGATTTTATTAGTGAATTCTTTGAAAtctaatatttttttgtttgtttgtttttgtgaaTATGTGACTTTGTAAAGCTTAGGAAGGAGCCAGAACAGTGGCAGCTAATGTCCCCAGTGTTAAAAGTGTATTCCATACTGGTGTCCAGTGTGGAAATGATTCTGCTACATTGGGACCTCACACACCTGCACTCTCCTGTTCTTTCATTGCAGGATCGGATCTCTGCATTAACCATTTCGGTGCGGGAGGGATTTCTCAAGCTCGACAGCACTACAATGTTTAACCgtt comes from Ascaphus truei isolate aAscTru1 chromosome 4, aAscTru1.hap1, whole genome shotgun sequence and encodes:
- the OLIG3 gene encoding oligodendrocyte transcription factor 3 — encoded protein: MNSDSSSMSSRASSPDIDEMYLRDHHHHHHHHHDSRLNSVSSTQNDLLQKMTGEVLSRHGSNVDDESNKYKIKKQLSEHDLQKLRLKINGRERKRMHDLNLAMDGLREVMPYAHGPSVRKLSKIATLLLARNYILMLTSSLEEMKRLVGEIYGGHHSAFHCGAVGHSAGHPIHPPSAVHQVHPILGSALSSNPPSGLSAALPGISSIRPTHSLLKTPPTAPLPIGSGFQHWAGLPCPCPICQVPPPPQLSTLTASLNRLAAETKDLLK